One part of the Prunus persica cultivar Lovell chromosome G5, Prunus_persica_NCBIv2, whole genome shotgun sequence genome encodes these proteins:
- the LOC18777183 gene encoding uncharacterized protein At5g43822 isoform X2 yields the protein MEAMVKKYQQRFRKVRDEMDRWSSLQSRLISQFRNASSIIQRLQVLLDSKKYVRLKDVVGIQEAVLAKQMESLRKILFSMNKTMEEFHGIVLSLGKIHRDGRQMVKGGGSNQLTVKQLQQRVGVKPRLADCLDGLMLLQDMHCSEYLLKSSLVSALSALTFKPSASDLGALQQLLVDQPNIPNEEVQFIFDIIFAEEIC from the exons ATGGAGGCAATGGTGAAGAAATACCAGCAGAGGTTCAGGAAGGTCAGGGACGAGATGGACCGCTGGTCCTCGCTTCAGTCGCGCTTGATTTCACAGTTCAGGAACGCCTCCTCCATCATCCAGAGGTTGCAG GTTCTCCTAGATTCCAAGAAGTATGTTCGTTTGAAGGACGTTGTTGGTATTCAAGAGGCAGTACTGGCGAAGCAGATGGAGTCGTTGCGGAAAATCTTGTTTTCCATGAACAAAACCAT GGAAGAGTTTCATGGAATTGTATTGTCTCTTGGGAAGATTCATCGTGATGGTAGGCAGATGGTGAAAGGTGGTGGTTCTAATCAGCTGACTGTAAAACAACTGCAGCAACGAGTTGGTGTAAAACCCCGTCTTGCAGATTGCTTAGATGGGCTTATGCTTCTTCAGGACATGCATTGCTCTGA GTACCTTTTGAAATCATCATTGGTTTCAGCACTCTCAGCACTTACCTTTAAACCCAG TGCGAGTGATTTGGGAGCGCTCCAGCAGCTCTTGGTTGATCAGCCTAACATCCCGAATGAGGAGG TTCAATTCATCTTTGATATCATATTTGCAGAAGAAATTTGTTGA
- the LOC18777609 gene encoding actin cytoskeleton-regulatory complex protein pan1: MAGAYTDQLEAYFKRADLDGDGRISGAEAVAFFQGSNLPKQVLAQIWMHADQNKTGFLGRPEFYNALRLVTVAQSKRELTPDIVKAALYGPAAAKIPAPQINLPPTSAPQSNPMAATSAPQMGMGTPPTSQNFGFRGPGVPNTTMNQNYFPPQQNQSLRPPQAIPTGMPTGSHSRPPQGVGGMGAPSVLNSNVSSNWLSGSTGTPPAGPRGLSPSVPSSTPKSQPPVSTSSLPAANDSKALVVSGNGFASNSAFSGDLFSATPAQPKQESSGSTYSARSTPNSSATVPVSSGPQSSSKLSALDSLSAFTMQPSGTQFQRPQGPLNHSQQVSAPASSSFASSGVSVGAGISTSENSQIPWPKMKPSDVQKYSKVFMEVDTDRDGRITGDQARNLFLSWRLPREVLKQVWDLSDQDNDSMLSLREFCFSLYLMERYREGRPLPGTLPHNVMFDETLLSMTGQPKVPYGNAAWSANPGFGQHQGMQGSQMMAPAAGLRPPMQLSTPQADGALQPNQQNLRVQGMEGLSTTQLDNGKQDSSNSKPEEPKDAGKKVEQTEHVILDSREKMEFYRTKMQELVLYKSRCDNRLNEITERAIADKRESESLAKKYEEKYKQVAEIASKLTIEEATFREVQERKMELHQAIVKMEQGGSADGILQVRADRIQYDLEELVKALSERCKKHGLNMKSSAIIELPIGWQPGIQDGAAVWDEDWDKFEDEGFANNLTIDASAKAQSVSVQRDKASPDRSSTPDSSFADGKSRNGEHALESESAFTHGEDEYARSPNGSPAGRTAPESPSQEFSDVHYGKSFEADAETHGSFDESTWGAFDNNDDTDSVWGFNTKGSDSEKHRDFFGSDDFGLHPVRTGSPHAETTFQKKSLFFEDSVPSTPLSKFGNSPRYSEAGDHYFDNFSRFDSFSSSRHDGGFSSQPERFTRFDSMNSTRDFGHTRFDSISSSKDFGQGREQLTRFDSINSTKDFGQSAFSFDETDPFGSSGPFKVSSESQTSKKGSDNWSAF; the protein is encoded by the exons ATATGGATGCATGCTGATCAGAACAAAACTGGTTTTCTTGGTCGCCCAGAATTTTATAATGCTCTCAGACTTGTGACTGTGGCACAGAGTAAGAGAGAACTAACGCCGGATATTGTCAAGGCTGCATTATATGGTCCGGCGGCTGCAAAAATTCCTGCTCCACAAATTAATCTTCCGCCCACATCTGCACCTCaatcaaatccaatggctgCCACCTCTGCTCCACAGATGGGTATGGGAACCCCGCCAACATCTCAAAATTTTGGATTTAGAGGACCAGGAGTTCCTAATACAACTATGAACCAGAATTATTTTCCGCCTCAGCAAAATCAGTCCTTGAGACCTCCTCAAGCCATACCGACTGGAATGCCTACTGGTAGCCATTCTCGTCCACCACAGGGTGTTGGTGGTATGGGGGCTCCCAGTGTTCTAAACTCAAATGTCTCAAGTAATTGGCTTAGTGGAAGCACTGGTACACCTCCTGCTGGGCCCAGAGGGCTTAGTCCTTCGGTGCCCTCATCTACACCAAAATCACAACCTCCAGTTTCAACATCTTCTCTGCCGGCAGCTAATGACTCCAAAGCATTAGTTGTTTCTGGAAATGGGTTTGCATCCAATTCAGCTTTTTCAGGTGATTTATTTTCTGCAACCCCTGCTCAACCAAAACAGGAATCTTCTGGATCAACATATTCTGCTAGAAGTACACCCAACTCATCAGCCACTGTGCCAGTTTCCAGTGGGCCCCAATCTTCCAGTAAGCTTAGTGCACTTGATTCACTGAGTGCATTCACGATGCAGCCTTCTGGCACTCAGTTTCAGCGGCCCCAGGGACCCTTGAACCATAGTCAGCAGGTATCAGCTCcagcttcttcctcttttgcaTCATCTGGGGTTTCAGTTGGAGCAGGAATCTCTACTTCTGAAAATTCACAGATTCCTTGGCCAAAGATGAAGCCATCTGATGTTCAGAAATATTCAAAAGTGTTTATGGAAGTAGACACTGACAGAGATGGGAGAATCACTGGTGACCAGGCACGGAATCTATTTCTGAGTTGGAGGTTACCAAGAG AGGTTTTAAAGCAGGTGTGGGACTTGTCTGATCAAGATAATGACAGCATGCTTTCCTTGAGGGAGTTTTGCTTTTCTCTGTATTTGATGGAACGTTACAGGGAAGGTCGCCCTCTTCCAGGCACACTCCCACATAATGTGATGTTTGATGAAACACTGCTGTCCATGACAGGTCAACCCAAAGTCCCATATGGAAATGCAGCTTGGAGTGCCAACCCTG GTTTTGGACAACATCAAGGGATGCAAGGTTCCCAGATGATGGCACCTGCTGCAGGTTTGAGGCCACCGATGCAGTTAAGCACCCCCCAGGCAGATGGTGCATTGCAACCAAATCAGCAGAATTTGAGAGTGCAAGGGATGGAGGGTTTGAGTACAACCCAACTTGATAATGGGAAGCAGGATTCATCTAACTCAAAACCTGAAGAGCCTAAAGATGCAGGGAAAAAG GTTGAACAAACTGAGCATGTGATTTTGGATTCAAGAGAGAAGATGGAGTTCTACCGGACAAAAATGCAGGAACTT GTTCTGTATAAAAGCAGATGTGATAACAGGTTAAATGAGATCACAGAAAGGGCAATTGCAGACAAGCGTGAG TCTGAGTCTCTGGCTAAGAAATATGAGGAGAAGTATAAACAAGTGGCAGAAATAGCATCTAAGTTAACCATTGAAGAGGCCACGTTTCGCGAAGTTCAG GAGAGGAAGATGGAATTGCATCAAGCAATTGTTAAAATGGAGCAAGGAGGTAGTGCAGATGGTATTCTTCAG GTCCGTGCTGATCGGATACAATATGATCTTGAGGAGCTAGTAAAGGCTCTTTCTGAACGCTGCAAGAAACATGGATTAAACATGAAGTCAAGTGCAATAATTGAGCTCCCAATTG GCTGGCAACCTGGAATTCAAGATGGAGCAGCTGTTTGGGATGAAGATTGGGATAAGTTTGAAGATGAAG GATTTGCCAATAATCTCACTATTGATGCCTCAGCAAAAGCACAATCTGTATCTGTTCAGAGAGACAAGGCTTCCCCAGATCGTAGTTCTACTCCTGATTCATCATTTGCTGATGGCAAGTCAAGGAATGGTGAACATGCCCTTGAAAGTGAATCTGCTTTCACCCATGGTGAAGATGAATATGCAAGAAGCCCTAATGGCAGTCCGGCTGGAAGGACTGCTCCAGAAAGCCCGTCTCAAGAGTTCTCAGACGTCCATTATGGTAAAAGTTTTGAAGCAGACGCAGAAACACATGG AAGTTTTGATGAGTCAACCTGGGGCGCCTTTGACAATAATGATGATACCGACTCCGTGTGGGGTTTTAACACCAAG GGGTCAGATTCTGAGAAGCATAGGGATTTCTTTGGATCAGATGACTTTGGTCTTCACCCAGTAAGAACTGGATCCCCCCATGCAGAAACCACCTTTCAGAAAAAGAGCCTGTTTTTTGAAGACTCTGTTCCTAGCACTCCGCTCTCCAAATTTGGCAACTCTCCAAGATACAGCGAGGCTGGGGATCACTACTTTGACAATTTCTCGAGGTTTGATTCCTTCAGCAGCAGCAGGCATGACGGTGGGTTTTCTTCGCAACCGGAGAGGTTCACGAGGTTTGATTCCATGAATAGCACTAGAGATTTCGGCCACACAAGGTTTGATTCCATAAGCAGCAGCAAGGACTTTGGCCAAGGGCGTGAGCAGCTCACAAGGTTTGACTCCATAAACAGCACAAAAGATTTCGGCCAGAGTGCATTTTCTTTTGACGAAACAGATCCATTTGGCTCGTCTGGCCCATTCAAGGTCTCATCTGAGAGTCAAACATCAAAGAAAGGATCTGATAATTGGAGTGCTTTCTAA
- the LOC18778081 gene encoding U-box domain-containing protein 43, with protein sequence MAESWHGNYDTGSQSDDSYKFERLHIEPIYDAFFCPLTKQVMRDPVTLENGQTFEREAIEKWFRECRESGRKLVCPLTLKELKTADLKPSIALRNTIEEWNARNEAAQLDMARKSLNPSSSESEVLLALKYVQQICQKSRSNKHVARNAGLIPMIVDMLKSGSRKVRCKALETLKTVVEEDSDNKEILADGDTVRSIVKFLSHEQSKEREEAVSLLYELSKSEALCEKIGSINGAILMLVGMTTSKSDNILTVENAEKTLENLEKFENNVRQMAENGRLQPLLTQIREGPPETKLSMSNFLGELVLDNDIKVLVAKSVGSSLINILRSGNMQSREAALKALNQISSCEASAKVLIEAGILPSLVKDLFAVGTNQLPMRLKEVAATILANVVNSDYDFDSILVGPDHQTLVSEDIVHNLLHLISNTGPAIESKLLQVLVGLTLSHSTVISVVAAIKSSGAIISLVQFIEAPQKELRVASIKLLQNLSPHVGQELADALRGTVGQLGSLIKVISENISITDEQAAAIGLLAELPERDLGLARQMLDDGAFKLVYSRVVKIRQGVSKGGRFVTPFLEGLVRVLARVTLVLADEQDAIALCRELNLAELFIELLQTNGLDNVQMSSATALENLSQESKNLTRLPELPTPGFCASIFPCFSQQPAINGLCRLHRGTCSLKESFCLLEGQAVDKLVALLDHTNEKVVEAALAALSTLLDDGVDIEQGVMLLCEAEGVKPILDVLLEKRTENLRRRAVWVVERLLRSDEIAYEVSGDPNVSTALVDAFQHADYRTRQIAERALKHVDRLPNFSGVFPNVG encoded by the exons ATGGCTGAAAGTTGGCATGGAAATTATGACACTGGTAGCCAGTCAGATGACAGCTATAAATTTGAGAGATTGCACATTGAACCTATTTATGATGCATTTTTTTGCCCTTTAACAAAGCAAGTTATGCGTGATCCTGTTACCTTAGAAAATGGGCAAACATTTGAGCGTGAAGCAATTGAAAAGTGGTTCAGAGAATGCAGGGAGAGTGGAAGAAAGTTGGTCTGCCCGCTGACactaaaagaattaaaaaccGCTGATCTAAAGCCTAGCATAGCTTTGAGGAACACCATTGAAGAGTGGAATGCTAGGAATGAAGCTGCTCAGCTTGATATGGCTCGTAAGTCATTGAATCCGAGCAGCTCAGAAAGTGAAGTTCTTTTGGCCTTGAAGTATGTCCAGCAAATCTGCCAGAAAAGCAGATCAAATAAGCATGTTGCACGCAATGCAGGGCTGATACCCATGATAGTTGACATGTTGAAGAGTGGCAGCCGTAAAGTAAGGTGTAAAGCTTTGGAAACCCTTAAAACCGTGGTGGAGGAAGATTCAGATAATAAG GAAATATTGGCTGATGGGGATACTGTACGCAGTATAGTGAAGTTCTTGTCTCACGAGCAATCCAAAGAGAGGGAGGAAGCTGTCTCTTTGCTGTATGAGCTGTCCAAATCTGAAGCCTTATGTGAGAAGATTGGTTCAATTAATGGAGCGATTCTTATGTTGGTTGGAATGACAACCAGCAAATCAGATAACATTTTGACTGTTGAGAATGCTGAAAAAACTTTAGAGAATCTGGAGAAGTTTGAGAACAATGTGAGACAGATGGCTGAAAATGGTAGACTGCAGCCTCTTCTGACACAAATTCGTGAAG GCCCTCCAGAAACCAAACTGTCCATGTCTAATTTCCTTGGTGAGCTAGTTTTGGACAATGATATAAAGGTCTTAGTGGCTAAAAGTGTGGGTTCATCTTTGATCAATATCTTGAGGAGTGGTAATATGCAGTCAAGAGAAGCTGCTTTGAAAGCTCTCAACCAAATTTCATCTTGTGAGGCGAGTGCCAAGGTGCTGATAGAGGCAGGAATACTTCCGTCTCTGGTCAAAGATCTCTTTGCTGTTGGGACTAATCAGCTTCCTATGCGACTGAAAGAGGTTGCTGCAACAATTCTTGCTAATGTCGTTAACTCAGACTATGATTTTGATTCCATCCTGGTTGGACCTGATCACCAGACACTAGTCTCAGAAGACATAGTCCATAACCTACTACATCTCATTAGCAACACTGGCCCAGCAATTGAGAGCAAGCTTCTCCAAGTTCTTGTTGgactcactctctctcattCTACTGTTATTAGTGTTGTTGCCGCCATTAAGAGCTCCGGTGCCATTATTAGTTTGGTGCAGTTTATTGAGGCTCCACAAAAGGAATTGCGTGTGGCTTCCATTAAACTTCTCCAGAACCTCTCCCCACATGTTGGTCAGGAACTAGCTGATGCCCTACGAGGCACAGTGGGCCAACTTGGCAGCCTAATTAAAGTCATAtcagaaaatatttcaatCACTGACGAACAAGCAGCAGCCATCGGCCTCTTAGCTGAACTTCCGGAGAGGGATCTAGGCCTCGCCCGGCAGATGCTAGATGATGGTGCCTTTAAGCTGGTGTATTCCAGAGTAGTTAAGATCCGGCAAGGGGTGAGTAAGGGCGGTCGCTTTGTGACACCATTTCTAGAAGGACTTGTACGGGTTCTAGCAAGGGTTACACTTGTGTTAGCTGATGAGCAAGATGCAATTGCACTGTGTCGTGAGCTTAATCTTGCTGAACTCTTCATTGAACTTCTACAAACCAATGGACTGGACAATGTACAGATGAGTTCTGCCACAGCATTGGAGAACTTATCACAAGAATCCAAAAATTTGACAAGATTGCCAGAGTTGCCTACACCCGGTTTTTGTGCCTCAATCTTTCCGTGTTTTAGCCAACAACCTGCCATAAATGGATTGTGTCGGCTCCACCGCGGGACATGTTCACTTAAAGAAAGTTTTTGTCTCTTGGAGGGACAGGCAGTGGACAAATTGGTGGCTCTTCTTGACCACACAAATGAGAAGGTGGTTGAAGCAGCACTTGCAGCACTCTCTACTTTGTTGGATGATGGGGTTGATATCGAACAAGGTGTTATGCTGTTGTGTGAGGCAGAGGGGGTGAAACCTATTCTTGACGTGCTATTAGAGAAACGGACAGAGAACCTGAGGAGGAGGGCAGTCTGGGTAGTTGAGAGACTATTGCGGAGTGATGAGATAGCGTATGAAGTTTCTGGAGATCCAAATGTCAGTACTGCACTTGTAGATGCCTTCCAGCATGCTGACTATCGAACCCGACAGATTGCTGAACGAGCCCTGAAGCATGTTGACAGGTTACCAAACTTCTCTGGTGTCTTTCCAAACGTAGGATAG
- the LOC18777183 gene encoding uncharacterized protein At5g43822 isoform X1, with protein MEAMVKKYQQRFRKVRDEMDRWSSLQSRLISQFRNASSIIQRLQVLLDSKKYVRLKDVVGIQEAVLAKQMESLRKILFSMNKTMEEFHGIVLSLGKIHRDGRQMVKGGGSNQLTVKQLQQRVGVKPRLADCLDGLMLLQDMHCSEYLLKSSLVSALSALTFKPRCVIASDLGALQQLLVDQPNIPNEEVQFIFDIIFAEEIC; from the exons ATGGAGGCAATGGTGAAGAAATACCAGCAGAGGTTCAGGAAGGTCAGGGACGAGATGGACCGCTGGTCCTCGCTTCAGTCGCGCTTGATTTCACAGTTCAGGAACGCCTCCTCCATCATCCAGAGGTTGCAG GTTCTCCTAGATTCCAAGAAGTATGTTCGTTTGAAGGACGTTGTTGGTATTCAAGAGGCAGTACTGGCGAAGCAGATGGAGTCGTTGCGGAAAATCTTGTTTTCCATGAACAAAACCAT GGAAGAGTTTCATGGAATTGTATTGTCTCTTGGGAAGATTCATCGTGATGGTAGGCAGATGGTGAAAGGTGGTGGTTCTAATCAGCTGACTGTAAAACAACTGCAGCAACGAGTTGGTGTAAAACCCCGTCTTGCAGATTGCTTAGATGGGCTTATGCTTCTTCAGGACATGCATTGCTCTGA GTACCTTTTGAAATCATCATTGGTTTCAGCACTCTCAGCACTTACCTTTAAACCCAGGTGTGTGAT TGCGAGTGATTTGGGAGCGCTCCAGCAGCTCTTGGTTGATCAGCCTAACATCCCGAATGAGGAGG TTCAATTCATCTTTGATATCATATTTGCAGAAGAAATTTGTTGA